The following are encoded together in the Rhodothermales bacterium genome:
- a CDS encoding IPT/TIG domain-containing protein, whose amino-acid sequence MRPTTTPRLAALQCGLLAALLILAAGCDTGPGESLYDPDPTTNPDPAVTAVSPDPSEIVLAGIDDVTLTGTNFSANASENLVYFNDVRAEVVEASPTQLRVRAPNVPSPELQIRVAVLGAENYSNLVPYRLVSAIVPFGDLGMADEPIGIGSDDLGNAYVSIFSEGSSVGIDRFTPEGERSDYFSTTFPWSDLAVGPDGALYGVRGVQAVFRLPEGMAQQTYQVVTGSARLGALTFGPNGELWTGSREGGLFRVAPGGGSFEQFDLPGNIRDLVVFDGALYVAVTQDNVSRVVRFPIDSNGDLGAAETYIDVTAAFTAQALALAFAQDGTLFIGTDAGGAIDLQERNPVVSVLPDGSTEVVYPGVLGPAQSSTFVQVRSLAWDASTGLYAIRRFEIQAQTTEIFFDLVRIETRKTGA is encoded by the coding sequence ATGCGACCGACGACGACCCCTCGCCTTGCTGCCCTCCAATGCGGGCTTCTGGCCGCGCTCCTGATCCTCGCGGCAGGCTGCGATACGGGCCCTGGGGAATCGCTCTACGACCCCGACCCCACGACGAACCCCGACCCCGCCGTCACGGCCGTCTCGCCGGACCCCTCGGAGATCGTCCTCGCCGGCATCGACGACGTGACCCTCACGGGGACGAACTTCTCCGCCAACGCCTCCGAGAACCTGGTCTACTTCAACGACGTGCGGGCCGAAGTCGTGGAGGCGTCGCCGACGCAGTTGCGTGTGAGAGCCCCGAACGTCCCGTCGCCCGAACTGCAGATTCGGGTGGCCGTGCTCGGGGCGGAGAACTACAGCAACCTCGTCCCGTATCGGCTGGTATCGGCGATTGTGCCGTTCGGTGATCTCGGTATGGCGGACGAGCCGATCGGAATCGGGAGCGACGACCTCGGCAATGCATACGTGTCCATCTTCTCGGAGGGTAGCTCCGTCGGTATCGACCGGTTCACGCCGGAAGGGGAGCGAAGCGATTACTTCTCGACGACCTTCCCGTGGTCGGACCTCGCCGTCGGGCCCGACGGCGCGCTTTACGGCGTGCGCGGGGTGCAGGCGGTGTTCCGCCTCCCCGAAGGCATGGCGCAGCAGACGTACCAGGTCGTGACCGGCTCGGCCCGGCTTGGCGCCCTCACCTTCGGCCCGAACGGCGAGCTGTGGACAGGGAGCCGCGAGGGAGGGCTCTTCCGCGTGGCCCCGGGCGGCGGGAGCTTCGAGCAGTTCGACCTCCCCGGCAACATCCGGGACCTCGTCGTCTTCGACGGGGCGCTCTACGTGGCGGTGACGCAGGACAACGTTAGCCGCGTGGTGCGCTTCCCCATCGACAGCAACGGCGATCTGGGCGCGGCCGAGACATACATCGACGTGACGGCGGCGTTCACTGCGCAGGCGCTGGCGCTCGCCTTCGCCCAGGACGGCACCCTTTTCATCGGGACTGACGCAGGCGGGGCCATTGACCTCCAAGAGCGAAACCCCGTCGTGTCCGTGTTGCCCGACGGATCGACGGAGGTGGTCTACCCCGGCGTACTCGGCCCGGCGCAGAGTTCGACGTTCGTGCAGGTCCGCTCGCTCGCCTGGGATGCCAGCACGGGCCTCTACGCCATCCGGCGTTTCGAAATCCAAGCCCAGACGACGGAGATCTTCTTCGACCTCGTCCGCATCGAGACGCGGAAGACCGGGGCGTGA
- a CDS encoding family 10 glycosylhydrolase: MKRLLFATLLALATLPALAQDPPKHEFRGAWIATVINLDWPTSPSATTAQQQAQLIGILDALQGAGINAVVFQVRTESDAFYASETEPWSYWLTGEQGTAPDPFYDPLAFAIEEAHKRGMELHAWFNPYRAVRGSGYANSADHVSMEHPEWLLTFGNLQVLNPGLPEVREYVTDVIAEVAERYDIDGVHFDDYFYPYPPNQVTDEDADAFAADPRGFTNIGDWRRDNVNLLVASVNAAIQTANPDVVFGISPFGIWKNGVPAGTSGLDAYNVVYADALAWLDGGTIDYLAPQLYWSSQRSFDADGDGDLDFNLQRFSTLAPWWALQTAAAGRHLYPGLAAYRSGNPGYAPSEIPTQIRFTREAADMQGTILFRARAGILTSPGNLRDSLETDLYRHPALPPVMPWRSQAVPATPEELDYVFEGEDVTLAWTPPASSAADSARFFAVYRIQSATEPDYETALADARNLLAVTGETTFTDRPFNVGEPYYYVVTGVSANSIESAPSNAVVLEGVAIDTEDTAGPLAFELGSNYPNPFAARTTIGFSLDRPAAVTLRVYDMLGRTVATLVDDARYPAGSHTVEWDGISASGRRLSSGTYFYRLDADGRRAAKPMTLIR, translated from the coding sequence ATGAAACGCCTCCTCTTCGCCACGCTACTCGCGCTCGCGACCCTGCCCGCGCTCGCCCAAGACCCACCGAAGCACGAGTTCCGCGGGGCGTGGATCGCCACCGTCATCAACCTCGACTGGCCCACGTCGCCGAGCGCTACGACGGCCCAGCAGCAGGCCCAGCTAATCGGGATCCTCGACGCCCTGCAGGGCGCGGGGATCAACGCGGTGGTCTTCCAGGTCCGCACCGAATCCGACGCGTTCTACGCCTCGGAGACGGAGCCGTGGTCCTACTGGCTGACCGGCGAGCAGGGGACGGCGCCGGACCCGTTCTACGACCCGCTCGCCTTCGCGATCGAGGAGGCGCACAAGCGGGGGATGGAACTGCACGCGTGGTTCAACCCCTACCGCGCCGTGCGTGGCTCGGGGTACGCCAACTCCGCCGACCACGTCTCGATGGAACACCCCGAGTGGTTGCTCACGTTCGGAAACTTGCAGGTGCTCAACCCCGGCCTGCCCGAGGTCCGTGAGTACGTGACGGACGTCATCGCCGAGGTGGCCGAGCGCTACGACATCGACGGCGTCCACTTCGACGACTACTTCTATCCCTACCCCCCGAATCAGGTTACGGACGAGGACGCCGATGCGTTCGCCGCCGACCCGCGAGGGTTCACCAACATCGGCGACTGGCGACGCGACAACGTCAACTTGCTCGTCGCTTCTGTGAACGCGGCGATCCAGACTGCCAATCCCGACGTCGTCTTCGGGATCAGCCCCTTCGGCATCTGGAAGAACGGCGTGCCGGCAGGGACGTCGGGGCTCGACGCCTACAACGTTGTCTACGCCGATGCGTTGGCCTGGCTCGATGGGGGCACGATCGACTACCTCGCGCCGCAACTTTACTGGTCGTCGCAGCGCTCGTTCGACGCCGACGGGGATGGCGACCTCGACTTCAATCTGCAACGGTTCTCGACGTTGGCGCCGTGGTGGGCGCTACAGACGGCCGCGGCCGGGCGACATCTCTACCCCGGGCTCGCGGCCTACCGATCCGGCAACCCGGGGTACGCCCCGTCGGAGATCCCAACCCAGATTCGGTTCACGAGAGAGGCGGCCGACATGCAGGGGACGATCCTGTTCCGCGCGCGAGCCGGAATCCTCACGAGTCCCGGCAACCTCCGCGATTCATTGGAGACGGACCTCTACCGCCATCCGGCGCTGCCCCCGGTGATGCCGTGGCGAAGCCAGGCCGTCCCGGCCACGCCGGAGGAACTGGATTACGTGTTCGAGGGCGAGGACGTGACGCTCGCGTGGACCCCGCCGGCTTCCAGTGCCGCCGACTCCGCCCGGTTCTTCGCCGTCTACCGCATCCAGTCGGCGACCGAGCCGGACTACGAGACGGCCCTCGCCGACGCCCGCAATCTCCTCGCCGTCACAGGCGAGACGACGTTCACCGACCGTCCCTTCAACGTCGGCGAGCCGTATTACTACGTCGTGACCGGCGTCAGCGCGAACTCAATCGAGAGCGCGCCGAGCAACGCCGTCGTGCTCGAAGGGGTCGCGATCGATACGGAGGACACGGCCGGGCCGCTCGCCTTCGAACTAGGCTCGAACTACCCGAACCCGTTCGCTGCGCGGACGACGATCGGGTTCTCGCTGGACCGGCCGGCAGCGGTGACGCTCCGCGTGTACGACATGCTCGGGCGCACGGTGGCGACGCTCGTGGACGATGCGCGGTACCCCGCCGGCTCGCACACCGTCGAGTGGGACGGCATCT
- a CDS encoding T9SS type A sorting domain-containing protein: MRLSLLLAVLVLAAAVPASAQDWQFANVFPPDTLETDGNGMHGIAVDPEGKVWMQTFGATDSVAVAELGGDFFPVRVISVFNADGTPASFSPVRFVDYADGTTPRDTLGGFVTRNAANELIWEGRSGRGLRADSDGNILVSQFTTLFKLDYETGQGLARVDVPETLTQAGVDNMGNVYLAPVVPGTPIRIYDTDLNFLGNVSEASSNFSRSITASPDGLTVYETAFENTFTIIHQRADIFSEFDSVGVAFRGMRTESAAFNPATGNLWVSSGNPLNLPNQDATVETSWLSNTWYEFSPDDLETPLDSIRWAGCENYIAGVCQDTPARPRGIAFTTDGTVAYVAAFSADDISPGSNAEKFIRMGVAVEPTGTAVPEQVALGQNYPNPFRGSTQIDFDLPETGHAALRVYDVRGREVAVLVDEVLSARSYSAQFNAEGLASGVYVYVLSLDGRQLSTNRMMLIE, translated from the coding sequence ATGAGACTATCGTTACTCCTTGCTGTACTCGTGCTGGCTGCTGCGGTCCCAGCCTCAGCGCAGGACTGGCAGTTCGCCAACGTCTTCCCCCCGGACACCCTTGAGACCGACGGCAACGGCATGCACGGTATTGCCGTCGACCCCGAGGGCAAGGTCTGGATGCAGACGTTCGGTGCCACAGACAGCGTGGCGGTCGCCGAACTCGGCGGCGACTTCTTCCCCGTCCGTGTGATCTCCGTGTTCAATGCCGACGGCACGCCGGCCAGCTTCTCGCCCGTCCGGTTCGTCGACTACGCCGACGGCACGACGCCCCGCGACACGCTCGGTGGCTTCGTTACGCGGAACGCTGCCAACGAGCTGATCTGGGAGGGCCGCAGCGGTCGCGGTCTCCGCGCCGACAGCGACGGCAACATCCTCGTGTCGCAGTTCACCACGCTGTTCAAGCTCGACTACGAGACCGGCCAGGGCCTCGCCCGCGTCGACGTGCCCGAGACGCTCACCCAGGCCGGTGTCGACAACATGGGGAACGTGTACCTCGCCCCGGTGGTCCCCGGCACGCCGATCCGGATCTATGACACGGACCTCAACTTCCTCGGTAACGTCAGCGAGGCCTCGTCGAACTTCTCGCGCAGCATCACGGCGTCCCCGGACGGCCTCACGGTCTACGAGACGGCCTTCGAGAACACCTTCACCATCATCCACCAGCGCGCCGACATCTTCTCCGAGTTCGACTCGGTCGGCGTGGCGTTCCGTGGGATGCGCACCGAGTCGGCCGCCTTCAACCCGGCGACGGGCAACCTCTGGGTGAGCTCGGGCAACCCGCTCAACCTCCCGAACCAGGACGCGACGGTTGAGACCTCGTGGCTCTCGAACACGTGGTACGAGTTCAGCCCCGACGACCTCGAGACGCCGCTCGACTCGATCCGCTGGGCCGGCTGCGAGAACTACATCGCCGGCGTCTGCCAAGACACACCGGCTCGCCCGCGCGGCATCGCGTTCACCACGGACGGTACTGTCGCGTATGTGGCCGCCTTCAGCGCGGACGACATCAGCCCCGGCAGCAACGCCGAGAAGTTCATCCGCATGGGCGTCGCCGTCGAGCCGACGGGCACGGCCGTGCCGGAGCAGGTCGCGCTCGGGCAGAACTACCCGAACCCGTTCCGCGGCTCGACGCAGATCGACTTCGACCTGCCGGAGACCGGGCACGCCGCCCTCCGCGTCTACGACGTGCGGGGCCGCGAGGTCGCCGTGCTCGTGGACGAGGTGCTCTCCGCTCGGAGCTACTCGGCGCAGTTCAACGCCGAAGGCCTCGCCAGCGGCGTCTACGTCTACGTGCTGTCGCTCGACGGGCGTCAGCTCAGCACCAACCGGATGATGCTGATCGAGTGA